A single window of Undibacterium sp. 5I1 DNA harbors:
- a CDS encoding DUF2721 domain-containing protein — protein MNLQLGDVSHIIQLAIAPVFLLTGVGTNLTVLTNRLARIIDRSRVLEDMLQVKGNVTQKPGLREELNELYERSHLINRAITLSTSCGLLVCLVIASLFAGDATDLRLDSLIAVLFVCGILSLVGSFIYFLREIFVATKTLTRQREHGLRD, from the coding sequence ATTAATCTACAACTGGGCGATGTCAGCCATATCATTCAACTTGCTATTGCTCCGGTCTTTTTATTGACTGGCGTGGGTACTAATTTGACCGTACTGACTAACCGTCTGGCGCGGATTATTGACCGGTCTCGGGTGCTGGAGGATATGTTGCAGGTAAAGGGGAATGTCACTCAAAAACCAGGTTTGCGTGAGGAGTTAAACGAGTTGTATGAGCGCTCGCATCTGATCAACCGTGCTATCACTCTGAGCACTTCTTGCGGGCTGCTAGTTTGTCTGGTGATCGCGTCTTTGTTCGCAGGCGATGCCACCGATTTACGCCTGGATAGTCTGATAGCGGTCTTGTTTGTGTGCGGTATTTTGTCTCTCGTCGGTAGTTTTATTTATTTTTTGCGAGAGATTTTTGTCGCCACTAAAACTCTTACAAGGCAGCGTGAGCATGGCTTGAGGGACTGA
- a CDS encoding phosphatase PAP2 family protein, translating to MQNPDLVRRFPRQLPLVLAISAALALVACGGSSNDNTSNSVQADVALVVPSAPADLGFVDTAPVLASVPAFVDNVASNQRGDARYATLDTNAGVRVLAGFKTIWQPLTDIVDAGVSAPAVGNFPAVIPSVWTGLPNDGTAGGTILNSAVHNANIQYVVTATTARTPAQELAAYLDDRRGKGYSVSDGMGPLTTAWRAAAQQTTSVTAIAADATTVLYNDTGNNIGVGGSANAAFGSVVDFISAMSNNGSTEPAKRFYKYARPYRWSSNVVVVPALVPAKSSTPTTDGGFTSGHSAEATRDTVAMAYAVPERFQEILTRGLELGENRILAGMHSPLDVISGRMQGQAVVAANLVDPANATKKAAAVAQAHATLMAQTSTSSDTFNAFAHSATVATDRFADYATNKANYLRRMTYSFAPIAATTAPAVVPKGAEALLETRLPYLSDVQRRVVLKTTALASGYPVMDDAEGWGRLNLFAAADGYGVFTGNVVVVMDANQGGFSAMDSWRNDISGAGKLLKQGSGTLKLTGNNSWTGGTELNAGVLEADSVSALGKGDVYVSGGTLVSNATGATTVSGKYTQLANTTLELDLGSGQQGRFTATGVITIAGGTLRIKFQNGYKPAVGDTLNIITAASFKGKFTSIVVDGFSATPIYTDTGLQLRLGA from the coding sequence ATGCAAAACCCTGATCTTGTTCGTCGCTTCCCACGTCAACTTCCGCTAGTGTTGGCGATTAGTGCGGCGCTTGCGCTGGTTGCTTGCGGTGGTAGCAGTAACGACAACACTAGCAATTCTGTCCAGGCGGATGTGGCTTTGGTGGTGCCGTCAGCACCTGCTGATTTAGGTTTTGTTGATACTGCGCCGGTGCTGGCGTCGGTGCCGGCATTTGTAGATAATGTGGCGAGCAATCAGCGTGGTGATGCGCGCTATGCGACCTTGGATACCAATGCGGGTGTGCGCGTGCTGGCAGGTTTTAAAACTATCTGGCAACCGCTGACGGACATTGTGGATGCGGGTGTTTCTGCTCCGGCAGTTGGCAATTTTCCTGCTGTGATTCCGTCGGTCTGGACTGGCCTGCCAAATGATGGCACAGCGGGCGGTACGATTTTGAACAGTGCCGTACACAATGCCAATATCCAATATGTGGTGACGGCGACGACCGCGCGTACACCCGCGCAAGAGTTGGCAGCGTACCTAGATGATCGACGTGGCAAGGGTTATAGCGTCAGTGACGGTATGGGTCCGCTGACGACGGCCTGGCGCGCAGCGGCGCAGCAAACTACCAGTGTTACTGCAATTGCAGCGGATGCGACGACGGTTTTGTATAACGATACCGGGAATAATATCGGCGTCGGTGGCAGTGCCAATGCCGCATTTGGTAGCGTGGTCGATTTCATCAGCGCGATGAGTAACAATGGTTCTACCGAGCCGGCCAAGCGCTTTTATAAATATGCCCGGCCTTACCGCTGGAGCAGTAACGTCGTCGTTGTGCCTGCATTAGTTCCGGCAAAAAGCAGCACGCCGACGACTGATGGCGGTTTTACCAGTGGCCATTCAGCCGAGGCAACGCGTGACACCGTGGCGATGGCATATGCCGTCCCGGAACGTTTTCAAGAGATTCTGACGCGCGGTCTGGAGTTGGGTGAAAACCGGATTCTCGCTGGTATGCACTCGCCGCTGGACGTCATCAGCGGTCGCATGCAAGGCCAGGCAGTGGTCGCTGCCAATTTGGTCGACCCCGCCAACGCGACTAAAAAAGCCGCTGCCGTCGCGCAGGCGCACGCCACCTTGATGGCACAAACTAGTACCAGCAGCGATACCTTTAATGCCTTTGCTCATTCTGCTACGGTAGCCACCGATCGCTTTGCGGATTACGCGACGAACAAGGCAAATTACCTGCGCCGCATGACTTACAGCTTTGCACCAATTGCTGCAACCACTGCGCCTGCCGTGGTACCAAAAGGTGCGGAAGCTTTGCTGGAAACCCGCTTGCCGTACCTGAGCGATGTGCAACGCCGCGTCGTCTTAAAAACCACTGCGCTTGCATCCGGCTACCCTGTGATGGACGATGCAGAAGGTTGGGGACGCTTGAATTTGTTCGCGGCAGCAGATGGTTATGGCGTATTTACCGGCAATGTGGTGGTTGTGATGGACGCCAACCAGGGTGGTTTCAGCGCAATGGATAGCTGGCGCAACGATATCTCCGGCGCGGGTAAATTACTCAAGCAAGGCAGCGGCACCTTAAAACTGACAGGCAACAATAGCTGGACTGGCGGCACAGAATTGAACGCAGGCGTATTAGAGGCGGACTCCGTATCTGCCTTGGGCAAAGGCGATGTGTATGTCAGCGGCGGCACATTGGTGAGCAACGCCACAGGTGCAACTACCGTCTCTGGAAAATATACGCAGTTGGCTAACACCACTCTGGAGCTGGATTTGGGCAGCGGCCAGCAAGGCCGGTTTACCGCCACTGGCGTGATCACTATTGCTGGCGGCACCCTGCGTATTAAATTTCAAAACGGCTATAAACCAGCCGTCGGCGACACGCTGAACATTATCACCGCGGCAAGCTTTAAAGGTAAATTTACCAGCATCGTCGTCGATGGTTTTAGCGCGACACCGATTTATACCGACACGGGTTTGCAGTTACGTTTGGGTGCATAG
- the ygiD gene encoding 4,5-DOPA dioxygenase extradiol, with product MNALEDNRYTKEWHALAQRFPRPKAILSVSAHWTTRGTAVTAMAAPQTIHDFGGFPQALFDMRYPAPGDPALAARIAALLAPLPLFLDQQWGLDHGTWSVLIKAYPAGDIPVLQLSLDVTQPAGFHFELGGKLSALREEGVMVIGTGNVVHNLRRMDPQSPGYDWAVRFNQAMKQAMLDGDFEAVMNYTDLGQDASLSVPSSEHFLPLLYVLGAKTEEDQLEITTEGMELGAISMMSVVVA from the coding sequence ATGAACGCATTAGAAGATAATCGTTACACCAAGGAGTGGCATGCGCTTGCCCAGCGTTTTCCGCGTCCTAAGGCCATTTTATCGGTGTCGGCACATTGGACTACACGTGGCACGGCGGTGACGGCGATGGCTGCGCCGCAGACGATTCATGACTTTGGCGGATTTCCGCAAGCTTTGTTTGATATGCGGTACCCCGCTCCTGGTGATCCGGCACTGGCTGCGCGGATTGCGGCTTTGTTGGCGCCGCTGCCGTTGTTTTTAGATCAGCAATGGGGACTTGATCATGGCACCTGGTCTGTGTTGATCAAAGCTTATCCCGCTGGCGATATTCCGGTGCTGCAATTGAGTTTGGATGTGACCCAGCCAGCAGGTTTCCATTTTGAACTGGGAGGCAAATTATCCGCCTTGCGTGAAGAGGGGGTGATGGTGATCGGTACCGGTAATGTGGTACACAATCTCCGCCGCATGGATCCGCAATCGCCCGGTTACGACTGGGCCGTGCGCTTTAATCAAGCAATGAAGCAAGCCATGTTGGACGGCGATTTTGAGGCAGTGATGAATTACACCGACCTTGGGCAAGACGCCAGCTTGTCGGTGCCAAGCTCAGAACACTTTTTGCCCTTGTTGTATGTGCTGGGGGCAAAAACTGAAGAAGATCAATTAGAGATTACGACCGAGGGAATGGAGCTGGGCGCGATTAGTATGATGTCGGTGGTGGTGGCTTGA
- a CDS encoding ATP-binding protein, whose protein sequence is MTIIKSMSGRIFGILLLGVVSSTALTWWLAFGERQKTIEQFRENRAIERAEQLLLAMDALPPANREAFLATAPRLGLRLTTLPNQARSEAPRSAYALTLSERLGKTFEVSSLPPDSEGCTNLPAETMAQRSTCEELSIKLHDGTILHLTALPPRGAVPPLRPDFFLYLFLFFCSIAVLAYLVSRMTVRPLRQLAQAATDLGKDINRPALPEVGTTEILQATKAFNSMQGRIRQHIQQRTHMLAAITHDLQTPLTRLRLRLEKVGDTELRDKLVGDLSAMQTMVKEGLDLARSMDSNESLRPLDLDSLLDSVCADAADAGQEVSFNGKSGITVMARPQALRRCLTNLIDNAVKYGHHAKVTLETSSDAGIKLMHVFIRDGGAGIPADQLQKVFEPFYRTETSRSRDTGGTGLGLTIAQNIAQQHGGSVQLANLSEGGLEVKLTLPAKPA, encoded by the coding sequence ATGACCATTATCAAGTCGATGTCCGGCAGGATTTTTGGCATCCTGTTGTTGGGTGTAGTGAGCTCTACTGCACTAACCTGGTGGCTGGCGTTTGGTGAGCGCCAAAAAACCATAGAACAGTTCCGTGAGAATCGGGCAATTGAACGTGCCGAACAATTGCTGCTGGCAATGGATGCTTTACCGCCGGCAAACCGAGAAGCCTTTTTAGCCACGGCACCGCGATTAGGTTTGCGCCTTACAACGCTGCCAAATCAGGCACGTAGCGAAGCGCCGCGCTCAGCATATGCGCTGACGCTGAGCGAACGTTTAGGTAAAACTTTTGAGGTTTCCTCCTTGCCGCCAGATTCTGAGGGCTGCACTAACCTTCCAGCAGAAACAATGGCGCAAAGATCTACCTGTGAAGAATTAAGTATTAAACTACATGATGGCACTATCTTGCATCTGACCGCATTGCCACCACGCGGTGCAGTACCACCGTTGCGCCCAGATTTCTTTTTGTATTTATTCTTGTTCTTTTGCAGCATTGCAGTACTGGCCTATCTGGTGTCGCGCATGACGGTAAGACCACTCCGGCAACTGGCGCAAGCCGCGACAGATTTAGGTAAAGATATTAATCGTCCGGCTTTGCCTGAAGTCGGTACGACAGAAATTCTGCAAGCGACCAAAGCGTTTAACTCTATGCAAGGTCGAATCCGCCAACACATCCAGCAACGCACGCACATGCTGGCAGCGATTACCCATGACCTGCAAACACCGCTAACGCGTTTGCGTTTGCGTTTGGAAAAAGTCGGCGATACCGAGTTGCGGGATAAGCTGGTCGGCGATTTGTCGGCAATGCAAACCATGGTCAAAGAAGGGCTAGATCTGGCGCGCAGTATGGATAGCAATGAATCGCTGCGCCCTTTGGATCTGGATTCACTGCTTGATAGTGTCTGTGCCGATGCTGCAGATGCCGGGCAAGAAGTCAGCTTCAACGGCAAATCCGGCATAACCGTGATGGCCAGACCGCAGGCATTGCGCCGTTGTCTGACCAACCTGATTGATAACGCAGTCAAATATGGGCACCACGCCAAAGTCACCTTAGAAACCAGCAGCGATGCCGGCATCAAACTGATGCACGTCTTCATCCGTGATGGTGGTGCTGGCATTCCGGCAGATCAATTGCAAAAAGTGTTTGAGCCGTTTTATCGCACAGAGACATCACGTTCACGCGATACCGGCGGTACCGGATTAGGTTTAACCATCGCCCAAAACATCGCCCAGCAACATGGCGGCAGCGTGCAGTTGGCTAATTTAAGCGAAGGTGGATTAGAAGTGAAGCTGACACTGCCGGCTAAACCAGCTTAA
- a CDS encoding response regulator, whose translation MDTPSKILIVDDDRDIRSLLADYLDGHGYATLMAADGNAMWAALDNNHVDLVVLDLNLPGDDGLTLCRTLRAKSTMPVIMLTARSEPLDRILGLEMGADDYLPKPFEPRELLARIRSVLRRTQSMTLGSNGEQVHRLKFSDWTLDLTARHLVSPEGMVIALSGAEFRMLNIFLDHPNRILNRDQLLNMTHGRDADPFDRSIDIQISRLRQKLREDARSPQIIKTVRNGGYVLSVNVTMESGA comes from the coding sequence ATGGATACTCCAAGCAAAATATTGATCGTTGATGACGATCGCGACATTCGTAGCCTGTTGGCCGACTATCTGGATGGTCATGGTTACGCTACTTTAATGGCTGCTGATGGCAATGCAATGTGGGCGGCGCTGGATAACAATCATGTTGATCTGGTGGTACTGGATTTAAACCTGCCTGGCGACGATGGCTTGACCTTATGCCGTACTCTGCGCGCCAAATCAACAATGCCCGTCATTATGCTGACGGCCAGAAGTGAGCCGCTGGATCGTATACTCGGCCTGGAGATGGGGGCAGATGATTATTTACCAAAACCGTTTGAGCCACGCGAGCTGTTAGCACGCATACGCAGCGTGCTGCGCCGCACTCAGTCTATGACATTGGGTAGCAATGGTGAGCAAGTTCATCGCTTAAAATTTTCTGACTGGACGCTTGATCTGACGGCGCGCCATCTAGTCAGCCCGGAAGGCATGGTGATCGCTTTGTCCGGCGCAGAATTCCGCATGCTTAATATATTTTTAGATCACCCTAACCGCATCCTCAATCGTGATCAGTTATTAAACATGACACATGGCCGCGATGCGGATCCGTTTGATCGTTCTATCGATATTCAGATCAGTCGCCTGAGGCAAAAACTGCGGGAAGATGCACGCTCGCCGCAAATTATTAAAACCGTACGCAACGGCGGCTATGTGCTATCGGTCAACGTCACGATGGAGAGCGGAGCATGA